Proteins from one Neodiprion fabricii isolate iyNeoFabr1 chromosome 5, iyNeoFabr1.1, whole genome shotgun sequence genomic window:
- the LOC124183957 gene encoding 39S ribosomal protein L17, mitochondrial yields MNQANISNLVSKLNIYVRPKARRLKNPAGPEGRLLKLRKTVTALIKYERLELNFNRGEEARGYAERLISEALRHGPAHHETMKLADFWILEKQYVHKLFKVLVPRYENFTSSYTKMYNAPRLYPGMYYKKSVLELKGNVYPSLHQEYSQKRNLLHNVLLDEARKEFRLKKYDEIVDNFKQTRM; encoded by the exons ATGAATCAAGCAAATATATCTAACTTGGTATCTAAACTCAATATATATGTTCGACCGAAAGCTCGGCGGCTCAAGAATCCAGCCGGTCCAGAGGGGCGATTgttaaaattgagaaaaaccgTGACGGCTCTCATTAAATATGAACGActagaattgaatttcaatcgagGTGAAGAGGCGAGGGGATACGCCGAGCGC CTCATATCGGAAGCCCTGAGACATGGCCCGGCTCACCATGAAACAATGAAACTGGCAGATTTCTGGATTTTGGAAAAGCAGTATGTCCACAAATTATTCAAGGTTCTGGTACCCCGATATGAAAACTTCACTAGTTCCTACACGAAGATGTACAATGCGCCACGTTTATATCCTGGAATGTATTATAAAAAGTCTGTACTGGAGTTAAAAG GAAACGTGTACCCAAGCTTGCATCAGGAATATTCTCAAAAGCGTAATCTCCTACACAATGTATTGCTAGATGAAGCAAGGAAGGAATTTCGGCTGAAGAAATACGACGAAATTGTTGACAATTTCAAACA AACACGAATGTGA